The Kroppenstedtia pulmonis genome has a segment encoding these proteins:
- the minD gene encoding septum site-determining protein MinD, which produces MGESIVVTSGKGGVGKSTTSANIGTALALSGRKVCLVDTDIGLRNLDVLLGLENRIVFDLVDVIEKKCQVQQALIKDKRCKALYLLPAAQTKDKTAFSSKQLGWLVHELKEEFDYVIIDSPAGIEMGFKIAVSCADQAIVVTTPESTSVRDADRVIGLLEKEQVGPPKLIVNRVRTHLVKEGGMMAVDDVASVLAVDLLGVVPDDEEIIKAGNQGEPAVVHGKSLAAKAYRNVAKRIQGDMVPLLVLDKERKIMKRMKKWLGFA; this is translated from the coding sequence GTGGGTGAATCCATCGTGGTTACTTCCGGGAAGGGAGGCGTGGGGAAGTCGACTACGTCTGCCAATATCGGTACAGCCCTTGCCTTGAGCGGGAGAAAGGTGTGTCTGGTAGACACCGATATCGGGTTGCGAAACTTGGATGTACTGTTGGGGTTGGAGAATCGTATTGTGTTTGACCTCGTTGATGTGATTGAGAAAAAATGCCAGGTCCAGCAAGCCCTCATCAAGGATAAGCGTTGTAAAGCTCTTTACCTGTTGCCTGCGGCTCAGACCAAAGACAAGACAGCTTTCAGTTCCAAACAGCTGGGTTGGTTGGTTCATGAACTGAAAGAAGAATTTGATTATGTCATTATTGATTCTCCGGCAGGAATCGAAATGGGTTTTAAAATTGCCGTTTCTTGTGCGGATCAAGCCATTGTGGTTACAACGCCGGAAAGTACCTCTGTCCGGGATGCGGACCGAGTAATCGGCCTTTTGGAGAAAGAGCAAGTCGGCCCTCCAAAGTTAATCGTAAACCGGGTTCGTACTCATCTGGTGAAAGAAGGCGGGATGATGGCAGTTGATGACGTTGCTTCTGTTCTCGCCGTGGATCTTTTAGGGGTTGTCCCTGATGATGAGGAGATTATCAAGGCGGGAAACCAGGGTGAACCAGCGGTGGTTCATGGAAAAAGTTTGGCTGCCAAAGCTTATCGAAATGTAGCGAAACGAATTCAGGGTGACATGGTTCCGCTTCTTGTCCTGGACAAGGAACGAAAAATAATGAAACGCATGAAAAAGTGGTTGGGCTTCGCATAA
- a CDS encoding aldehyde dehydrogenase produces the protein MNSREETTMVQIDEILKKQRSFFQSGTTRELAFRLEQLQKLKEVVLKYEPQIIAALKESLNKSEFESYATEIGFLLKEIRVMMKYLASWSKPKKVKSPVTHFGSKSFIYPEPYGVSLIIAPWNYPFQLTMAPLVGAIAAGNCAVVKPSEMTPGVSQLVAHMIRETFSPDYIAVVEGGVEISDELLEQPFDHIFFTGSVPVGKIIMEKAARSLTPVTLELGGKSPAIVDQDADLNLAAKRIAWGKWTNAGQTCIAPDYLYVHHKIKDPFLMKLRVTVKEFYGEHPLENPDYPCIINQRHFNRLQSFLHEGHVILGGRVDREKNSIEPTVLEGVDWEMPVMNEEIFGPILPVLTFEDLTEVIQKVRDKPKPLSLYYFSRSEIEQERVIRSIPFGGGCVNDTLMHIANPYLPFGGVGSSGFGSYHGKASFDCFSHYKSVLKQTTRFDIPFRYPSFKGGLKIIKKLMK, from the coding sequence ATCAATTCGCGAGAGGAGACAACAATGGTACAGATCGATGAGATACTGAAAAAGCAGCGATCTTTCTTTCAGTCTGGAACAACCAGAGAGCTGGCGTTTCGCTTGGAACAGCTTCAAAAACTGAAAGAGGTGGTTCTGAAATATGAACCACAGATAATAGCCGCATTAAAGGAGAGTCTGAATAAGTCGGAGTTTGAGTCCTATGCGACGGAAATCGGTTTTTTGCTCAAGGAAATCCGTGTCATGATGAAATACCTCGCTTCTTGGTCCAAACCTAAAAAAGTGAAATCACCTGTAACTCATTTTGGTTCCAAAAGCTTCATCTATCCCGAACCTTATGGAGTCTCTCTCATTATCGCCCCCTGGAATTATCCATTTCAATTGACAATGGCTCCGTTAGTTGGGGCGATCGCTGCCGGTAACTGTGCCGTGGTAAAGCCCTCAGAAATGACACCGGGAGTTTCACAGCTTGTGGCTCACATGATCCGGGAAACCTTCTCCCCGGATTATATTGCCGTGGTGGAAGGAGGGGTGGAAATCAGCGATGAGTTATTGGAACAGCCCTTTGACCACATATTTTTCACCGGCAGTGTACCAGTGGGGAAAATCATAATGGAGAAAGCGGCTCGTTCGCTAACTCCAGTTACATTGGAACTGGGAGGAAAGAGTCCTGCCATTGTTGATCAGGATGCCGATTTGAACCTGGCTGCCAAACGAATTGCCTGGGGAAAATGGACCAATGCCGGACAGACATGTATTGCTCCGGACTATTTGTATGTTCACCATAAGATTAAGGACCCCTTTTTGATGAAACTCAGGGTTACCGTCAAAGAATTCTATGGGGAACATCCTTTGGAAAATCCGGATTACCCGTGTATTATTAATCAAAGACATTTTAACCGTCTCCAATCTTTCCTCCATGAGGGTCATGTTATTCTGGGAGGAAGAGTGGACCGTGAAAAAAATTCGATTGAGCCGACTGTATTGGAAGGCGTTGATTGGGAAATGCCGGTGATGAATGAAGAGATTTTCGGGCCCATTCTCCCGGTATTAACTTTTGAAGACTTGACGGAAGTGATACAAAAAGTAAGGGACAAGCCCAAGCCCTTGTCTCTTTATTATTTTTCACGTTCTGAGATCGAGCAAGAACGGGTGATTCGTTCCATTCCCTTTGGGGGAGGATGTGTCAATGATACATTAATGCATATTGCCAATCCCTATTTACCCTTTGGAGGAGTGGGTTCCAGCGGTTTTGGAAGTTATCATGGAAAAGCCAGCTTCGATTGCTTTTCCCACTATAAAAGTGTGTTAAAACAGACAACCCGGTTTGACATTCCCTTTCGATACCCATCTTTCAAAGGGGGATTAAAAATAATCAAGAAGTTGATGAAGTAA
- a CDS encoding M23 family metallopeptidase — MRQWYQGVRKRREERVREIREGRNGFGYHGYQRHGLGQPVWQKEAGGKENLPWNRPGNWTKKKGKPERKLVIQAFIAFFLLTGTYLVFQSRADTGISVQSFITEVMERDYNFAGVSQWYQDNIGGSPSILPTFHRDDSRNREEKKASWVKPVKGNPANSFRENGRGLMIRTSAGSPVVSVAEGWVTDTTKKEGLGPTVVIRHADGRESWYGGLSKIRVRKKDWVKSGQLVGETGEGEGESLFFFAMRKDNRFIDPSQVISFE, encoded by the coding sequence ATGCGGCAATGGTACCAGGGAGTACGAAAGCGCAGAGAGGAGAGAGTCCGGGAAATTCGGGAGGGCCGCAACGGCTTCGGATACCATGGATATCAGCGACACGGTTTGGGACAACCTGTTTGGCAGAAGGAAGCGGGAGGAAAAGAAAATTTACCGTGGAATCGTCCTGGGAATTGGACGAAAAAAAAGGGGAAACCAGAACGAAAATTAGTCATTCAGGCATTTATCGCTTTTTTTCTGCTGACGGGAACATACCTTGTATTTCAATCCCGGGCTGATACAGGGATTAGCGTTCAATCATTTATTACAGAGGTGATGGAAAGAGATTACAATTTTGCAGGGGTATCCCAGTGGTATCAGGATAACATTGGAGGCTCTCCCTCTATCCTGCCTACATTTCACAGGGATGATTCCCGGAACCGGGAAGAGAAGAAAGCATCTTGGGTAAAGCCGGTGAAAGGAAATCCGGCCAACTCTTTCCGGGAGAATGGCCGGGGACTGATGATTCGAACCAGTGCCGGTTCTCCGGTAGTATCAGTAGCGGAAGGATGGGTAACGGATACGACAAAGAAAGAAGGCTTGGGTCCAACTGTGGTCATTCGTCATGCCGATGGACGGGAAAGCTGGTATGGAGGTTTAAGTAAGATCCGGGTTCGAAAAAAAGATTGGGTTAAGTCTGGGCAGCTAGTAGGTGAAACCGGAGAGGGGGAAGGAGAGTCTCTGTTCTTTTTTGCGATGCGGAAAGATAACCGGTTTATTGATCCTTCCCAGGTGATATCTTTTGAATAA
- a CDS encoding M50 family metallopeptidase, with the protein MNKQPWQGIQVRVHFLFWVVIFSSVLTGRFIEVITLFVLVIIHELGHITAAHSFGWRIQSMELLPFGGVAHTNEWGTVPAREEMVVALAGPFHNVVMILAGLLFYKAGWWTGEWTQYFVQGNAVMAGFNLLPIYPLDGGRIIQSLLSFSMSYRRSIQWSVHGSLFLSFCLLAFGLFRESVHINLCLVALFLIHSNFWAIKHKEFQYLRFLMNRKEISAPYTADIRKIRVPRQAPLRSVLKEMRKESYHVYLVQNTKGEWITIPEEVLLERFFDDKKAQSVMGDLVA; encoded by the coding sequence TTGAATAAACAACCATGGCAGGGTATTCAAGTAAGGGTTCATTTTCTTTTTTGGGTGGTTATCTTCTCGTCTGTCTTAACCGGGCGGTTTATAGAGGTAATCACCCTGTTTGTGCTGGTTATTATCCATGAATTGGGACATATTACTGCAGCTCATTCCTTTGGGTGGCGGATCCAGTCGATGGAGCTTTTACCTTTTGGGGGAGTAGCCCATACAAATGAATGGGGTACCGTACCTGCCCGGGAAGAGATGGTCGTGGCTTTGGCAGGCCCCTTTCATAATGTTGTGATGATCCTGGCAGGGTTGTTGTTTTATAAAGCCGGGTGGTGGACAGGGGAGTGGACCCAGTACTTTGTACAAGGAAATGCCGTGATGGCCGGCTTTAACCTCTTGCCCATTTATCCCCTGGACGGAGGAAGAATCATACAATCTTTATTAAGTTTTTCGATGTCCTATCGTCGATCCATACAATGGTCTGTACACGGAAGTCTTTTTCTGTCATTCTGTTTATTAGCTTTCGGGTTGTTCAGGGAGTCTGTTCATATCAACCTATGCTTAGTGGCTTTGTTCCTTATTCACTCCAACTTTTGGGCGATAAAACACAAAGAATTCCAGTATCTTCGTTTTTTAATGAACCGAAAGGAAATATCGGCACCATACACTGCGGATATCCGTAAAATCAGAGTTCCTCGACAGGCACCCCTGCGTTCCGTTTTGAAAGAAATGAGAAAAGAATCTTACCACGTTTATTTGGTGCAAAATACCAAGGGCGAATGGATAACGATACCGGAGGAAGTGCTTTTGGAACGATTCTTTGATGATAAGAAGGCACAGTCTGTAATGGGGGACCTGGTAGCATAA
- the rplU gene encoding 50S ribosomal protein L21 encodes MYALIETGGKQYKVQEGQAIYIEKLPVAEGESVTFDKVLFVGKEDGALVGKPLVNGAKVTGKVEKHGKGKKMIVFKYKPKKDSKRKQGHRQPFTKVVIDKIEA; translated from the coding sequence ATGTACGCGTTGATTGAAACCGGTGGTAAACAATACAAAGTCCAGGAAGGACAAGCGATTTATATCGAAAAGCTGCCTGTTGCAGAAGGTGAGAGCGTTACCTTTGATAAAGTCCTTTTTGTGGGAAAAGAAGATGGAGCTTTGGTGGGTAAGCCTTTGGTAAATGGTGCCAAGGTAACCGGAAAAGTGGAAAAGCACGGCAAAGGGAAAAAAATGATTGTTTTCAAGTATAAACCGAAGAAAGACAGCAAGAGGAAGCAAGGACATCGGCAACCCTTTACCAAAGTGGTTATCGATAAAATCGAAGCCTGA
- a CDS encoding ribosomal-processing cysteine protease Prp has protein sequence MIRIRIKREESGRVDSVSIRGHADYGAYGQDIVCAAVSGIAIGTTHAAKALLNVVIYQDDAKEGKLDLFVPGELDTDRKERVQFLLDAMTVSLHSVADSYGDYVIIHDD, from the coding sequence ATGATACGGATCAGGATCAAACGGGAGGAATCAGGCAGGGTCGACTCAGTATCCATCCGGGGACATGCCGATTACGGAGCTTATGGACAAGATATTGTCTGTGCTGCTGTATCGGGTATCGCCATTGGTACGACTCACGCTGCAAAGGCTCTCCTGAATGTGGTGATTTATCAGGACGATGCGAAGGAAGGGAAATTGGATTTGTTCGTTCCTGGGGAACTGGATACTGACAGGAAAGAGCGGGTTCAGTTTTTACTGGACGCCATGACGGTTTCTCTTCATTCCGTGGCAGATTCGTATGGGGATTATGTGATAATCCATGACGATTAA
- the rpmA gene encoding 50S ribosomal protein L27, whose amino-acid sequence MLKMNLQFFAQKKGVGSTKNGRDSISKRLGAKRGDGQMVNAGSILVRQRGTKIYPGAGVGRGGDDTLFAKVDGVVKFERLGRSKKQVSVYPQPATVEA is encoded by the coding sequence ATGCTGAAGATGAACCTTCAATTCTTTGCTCAGAAAAAAGGAGTAGGCTCCACCAAAAACGGCCGTGACAGCATTTCCAAGCGTTTGGGTGCCAAACGTGGAGATGGTCAGATGGTGAATGCCGGCAGTATTTTGGTACGTCAACGGGGTACCAAAATCTACCCCGGTGCCGGTGTAGGCCGTGGCGGGGATGATACTCTGTTTGCCAAAGTGGACGGTGTTGTGAAGTTTGAACGCTTGGGCCGCAGCAAAAAACAGGTGAGCGTCTACCCTCAACCGGCAACAGTAGAAGCGTGA
- a CDS encoding Spo0B domain-containing protein produces the protein MKERLDIFMIGDGSVENGWLMGLKSFWPTCLLTILLTVYSGKWWGRWTLGTLLLVSLVFGWWHLQREWKRKSETLRAEALLELLGRQRHDWMNHIQVISGYVSVGQERRIPSYLQQVVDQLQEERVTVQVHPPVLAYTLVTLPHDFPEWHWEIYVDPSTPKLTERQGERVKAVLEKIMNGLRSLGFPKVEEQGIWLKLWVQGKYIHLNLDPELPPDQCLMMEDLHLLQNGIESDKAVVQLEEEGLVVQIRC, from the coding sequence ATGAAGGAACGTTTGGATATTTTCATGATTGGAGACGGTAGCGTGGAAAATGGTTGGCTTATGGGCCTGAAGTCCTTTTGGCCAACTTGTCTGTTGACCATTCTGTTGACGGTGTATTCCGGAAAATGGTGGGGGAGATGGACCCTGGGAACCTTGCTGCTTGTCAGTTTGGTTTTTGGGTGGTGGCACTTGCAGAGAGAATGGAAAAGAAAGTCAGAAACTCTCCGGGCAGAAGCGTTGCTGGAATTGCTTGGCCGACAACGCCATGATTGGATGAATCATATACAAGTGATAAGTGGCTATGTTTCCGTAGGGCAGGAGAGACGTATCCCCTCTTACTTACAACAAGTGGTGGATCAGTTACAGGAAGAGCGTGTGACTGTGCAGGTTCATCCCCCTGTGTTGGCCTACACTCTTGTTACCCTTCCCCATGATTTTCCGGAGTGGCATTGGGAAATTTACGTTGATCCTTCTACCCCAAAGCTGACTGAAAGGCAAGGGGAACGAGTAAAAGCGGTTTTGGAAAAGATAATGAACGGGTTACGTTCTTTAGGTTTCCCCAAAGTTGAAGAACAGGGAATCTGGCTGAAACTATGGGTTCAAGGGAAGTATATCCACTTAAACTTGGATCCGGAGTTACCGCCAGACCAGTGTTTGATGATGGAAGATCTGCATCTATTGCAAAATGGAATCGAATCCGATAAGGCGGTTGTACAGTTGGAAGAAGAGGGACTGGTTGTACAAATCCGCTGCTGA
- the obgE gene encoding GTPase ObgE — protein sequence MFVDHVKVKVRAGDGGNGMVAFRREAFVPNGGPAGGDGGRGGDILFEVDEGLSTLMSFRYQKHFKAPRGENGRSKGQHGKGAEPLVIQVPPGTIVRHGESKELIADMTRPGQQERIAKGGRGGRGNIRFATPKNPAPYVAENGEPGEELWVELELKLLADVGLVGYPSVGKSTLLASVTAARPKIGAYHFTTIDPNLGVVGVEDGRSFVMADLPGLIEGAHQGHGLGHQFLRHVERTRVLVHVVDMSGSEGRDPYADWEQINEEMRRYKESLAQRPQIVAANKMDLPDAQSNLEVFKKLVGPEIPVYPISSATRKGLRELLFAVADLLDANPPEPIQDDPETTQRKVYRSQAPAAPFVIHRENDVFIVEGERLEKLVQMTNFQFDDAIERFSYTLKQMGVEEALRKKGIQEGDTVRIGKMEFDFTE from the coding sequence GTGTTTGTTGATCATGTAAAGGTGAAAGTTCGTGCCGGAGACGGTGGAAATGGGATGGTTGCATTCCGCCGTGAGGCTTTTGTCCCCAATGGAGGACCTGCAGGAGGTGATGGGGGTCGCGGAGGTGATATCCTGTTTGAAGTGGATGAGGGTTTAAGCACATTGATGTCTTTTCGATATCAAAAACACTTTAAAGCACCTCGTGGGGAGAATGGACGTTCCAAGGGACAACATGGAAAAGGAGCGGAACCTCTTGTGATTCAGGTTCCTCCAGGAACCATTGTTCGTCATGGGGAAAGCAAAGAGTTGATAGCAGACATGACCCGACCCGGTCAACAGGAACGAATCGCCAAAGGGGGACGGGGGGGACGGGGCAACATCCGTTTTGCCACGCCAAAGAACCCTGCTCCCTATGTAGCGGAAAATGGAGAACCCGGTGAGGAGTTGTGGGTGGAACTGGAATTGAAGTTATTGGCGGATGTCGGGTTGGTGGGATATCCCAGTGTGGGAAAATCGACTTTGCTTGCCAGTGTGACAGCTGCCCGGCCTAAAATCGGGGCGTATCATTTTACAACGATTGATCCCAATTTAGGTGTAGTGGGGGTGGAAGACGGTCGCAGTTTTGTTATGGCTGACTTGCCTGGATTGATTGAAGGGGCTCACCAAGGTCACGGACTGGGTCACCAGTTTTTGCGACATGTGGAACGCACCCGAGTGCTGGTCCATGTGGTGGATATGTCTGGTTCAGAAGGACGAGACCCTTACGCCGATTGGGAGCAAATTAATGAGGAAATGAGACGATACAAGGAGTCCTTGGCTCAGCGGCCGCAAATCGTGGCAGCGAACAAAATGGATTTGCCCGATGCCCAAAGCAATCTGGAAGTTTTTAAAAAGCTAGTCGGTCCTGAAATCCCTGTGTACCCCATTTCATCAGCCACTCGTAAAGGGTTGCGGGAACTGCTTTTTGCTGTGGCGGATCTTCTTGATGCAAACCCTCCTGAACCCATACAGGATGATCCGGAAACAACTCAACGAAAAGTATACCGGAGTCAAGCACCGGCTGCCCCATTTGTCATTCATCGTGAAAATGATGTATTTATCGTAGAGGGAGAACGTCTTGAGAAGTTGGTTCAAATGACGAATTTCCAGTTTGATGATGCGATAGAACGTTTTTCTTACACCTTGAAACAGATGGGTGTGGAAGAGGCCCTGCGGAAGAAAGGTATTCAGGAAGGGGATACGGTACGGATCGGAAAGATGGAGTTTGACTTTACAGAGTGA
- a CDS encoding ABC transporter ATP-binding protein encodes MVTLISAQQLTKRFRSGEKELIAINQINLHVKKGEFIAVMGPSGSGKSTLLQLLGGLDTPTQGEVILDGVPVQGMSEKQRTLLRRRKAGYIFQDYQLLPTLTVFENIAFPMMADRYSKVEIQLRVSRLIKEVGLDGKGSAFPSQLSGGQQQRVAIARALAMQPRLILADEPTGNLDRKRGKEILETLSRLHREEGLTIILVTHDLLAASYAERVLLLKDGRIESDIQQKEGEQQRVMEDFLAKLNA; translated from the coding sequence GTGGTAACATTGATTTCCGCTCAACAATTGACCAAACGTTTTCGGTCCGGAGAAAAAGAGCTGATTGCTATCAACCAGATCAATCTTCATGTGAAGAAAGGGGAGTTTATAGCAGTGATGGGCCCGAGCGGGTCCGGTAAGAGCACTCTGTTGCAGTTATTGGGGGGACTGGATACCCCGACACAAGGAGAAGTGATTTTGGATGGTGTCCCTGTACAGGGAATGTCCGAGAAGCAAAGAACTTTGTTACGTCGGAGAAAAGCAGGCTATATATTTCAGGATTACCAGCTCCTTCCCACGTTGACGGTGTTTGAAAACATTGCTTTTCCGATGATGGCGGATCGATATTCGAAAGTGGAGATCCAGCTTCGTGTTTCCCGGTTGATCAAGGAAGTGGGCCTAGATGGAAAGGGAAGTGCTTTTCCTTCTCAGTTGAGCGGCGGCCAACAACAACGAGTCGCCATTGCCAGAGCCTTGGCAATGCAACCCCGCTTGATTTTGGCTGACGAACCGACAGGCAATCTGGATCGAAAACGGGGGAAAGAGATTTTGGAGACTCTGTCGAGGTTACACCGGGAAGAAGGCTTGACCATCATCTTGGTGACCCATGATCTGTTGGCAGCCAGTTATGCTGAACGTGTCCTGTTGTTGAAAGATGGACGGATTGAGTCGGACATCCAGCAGAAGGAAGGGGAACAACAACGTGTCATGGAGGATTTCCTGGCGAAACTTAATGCGTAA